A genomic segment from Deltaproteobacteria bacterium encodes:
- a CDS encoding DUF4912 domain-containing protein, protein MRKHALEEMTKSSLMKMAREVKLSGRSRMTKGELVQALSHKNKAGKGEERGVKRREKNILKASTLRSALEHRPVRRKMHLLESCQEEVERVRFEPGMEEKSFPAPPPVIEELPEGYGDDRIVLMVRDPYWIYAYWEIQEGTIAQALHKNGLAEHAYRQVVRVYAGDQVHFSDIDVEGLTNNWYINMGRPDTEFFADFGVMVGERFLRLVRSNSVQTPRAGMSDVVDEQWVTLNEEAEEMYALSGGFRIGRGEGSAGLQETQARRFEAELSSGGISSFFGSGRFREMPRRGFWYQLDAELIVYGATEPDAWVTLQGKPIRLRPDGTFTARFALPDGRQVIPVTFVSADRVDEATVTPRVERKTDRQ, encoded by the coding sequence ATGAGAAAGCATGCTCTGGAAGAGATGACGAAGAGCTCCTTGATGAAAATGGCCAGGGAAGTGAAGCTCTCCGGGCGTAGCAGGATGACGAAGGGAGAACTGGTCCAGGCACTCTCCCACAAGAACAAAGCCGGGAAAGGGGAGGAACGGGGTGTGAAACGCCGGGAAAAGAATATTTTAAAGGCGTCTACCTTGCGATCTGCACTAGAACACCGGCCGGTCCGGCGAAAGATGCATTTGTTGGAGAGTTGTCAGGAGGAGGTTGAGCGGGTCCGGTTTGAGCCTGGGATGGAGGAGAAATCATTTCCGGCGCCTCCTCCGGTTATCGAGGAACTTCCGGAAGGTTACGGGGATGACCGGATCGTTCTGATGGTGCGGGATCCCTACTGGATCTATGCTTACTGGGAGATCCAGGAAGGGACGATTGCCCAGGCCTTGCACAAGAATGGTCTGGCGGAACATGCCTACCGGCAGGTCGTGCGGGTCTACGCCGGCGACCAAGTCCATTTCAGCGATATTGATGTAGAAGGGTTGACGAATAACTGGTATATCAACATGGGGCGTCCCGATACCGAATTCTTCGCGGATTTCGGAGTGATGGTTGGCGAACGGTTCCTGCGGCTGGTCCGGTCGAACTCCGTGCAGACGCCACGGGCCGGGATGTCGGACGTAGTGGATGAGCAGTGGGTGACCCTGAATGAAGAGGCGGAGGAGATGTACGCCTTGTCCGGTGGTTTCCGGATCGGCAGGGGAGAAGGATCGGCAGGATTACAGGAGACGCAGGCCCGTCGGTTTGAAGCGGAACTTTCTTCCGGGGGCATCAGCAGCTTTTTCGGGAGCGGCCGTTTCCGTGAAATGCCCCGCAGGGGGTTCTGGTACCAACTGGATGCTGAACTGATCGTCTACGGGGCAACGGAACCGGACGCTTGGGTCACCCTGCAGGGAAAGCCGATCCGCCTCCGTCCGGACGGGACCTTTACGGCCCGCTTTGCCCTGCCGGATGGCCGACAGGTGATTCCCGTGACATTTGTTTCCGCCGACCGGGTGGATGAGGCCACGGTGACGCCCCGGGTTGAGCGGAAAACGGATCGGCAATAG
- a CDS encoding DUF1957 domain-containing protein, giving the protein MFKGYLCLMLHAHLPYVRHPEYRDFLEEDWFYEAMTETYIPLLQVFEGLVRDGINFRITMSLTPTLLSMMTDPLLLERYLRDLNKRIDLAEREVERTRWLPEFHSLAQMYFFRLHKVRDCFEDRNGCNIVPAFQKLQDSGVLEITTCGATHGFLPLMDVHRPAVTAQVRTACEHYEKLLGRRPRGIWLPECGFTPALDEVLREEGIRYFFTESHGILHASPRPKFGVFAPIVTPSGVAAFGRDMESSKQVWSAEEGYPGDYDYREFYRDIGFDLEYDYIRPYLHEDGIRINTGIKYYRITGPGTGKLPYDPHRAMEKAAEHAANFMFNREKQAEFLYGKMGRMPILTAPYDAELFGHWWYEGPEWINLLLRKVVHDQKVLRLITPSEYLNENPTLQVSMPSMSSWGHKGYAEVWLEGSNDWIYRHLHKAAERMTELADRFEGQNGLTRRALNQAARELLLAQSSDWAFIMKTGTMVEYAVKRTKDHLLRFTRLYEELHENRIDEGFLSMIEERDNIFPDINFEVYKS; this is encoded by the coding sequence ATGTTTAAAGGTTATCTCTGCCTGATGTTGCATGCCCATCTTCCCTACGTCCGCCATCCGGAATATCGGGACTTTCTGGAAGAGGACTGGTTCTACGAGGCGATGACCGAGACCTACATCCCCCTGCTCCAGGTCTTTGAAGGTCTGGTCCGTGACGGGATCAATTTTCGGATTACGATGTCCCTCACTCCTACGCTTCTCTCCATGATGACCGACCCTCTCCTGCTGGAGCGATACCTTCGCGATCTTAATAAACGGATTGATCTTGCTGAACGGGAAGTGGAGCGGACCCGCTGGCTGCCGGAATTTCATTCCCTGGCCCAGATGTACTTTTTCCGTCTTCACAAGGTGCGGGACTGTTTCGAAGACCGCAATGGTTGCAATATCGTCCCGGCCTTCCAAAAACTTCAGGATTCAGGGGTCCTGGAAATCACCACCTGTGGGGCCACTCACGGATTTCTTCCCCTCATGGACGTACACCGACCGGCCGTGACCGCCCAAGTCCGGACGGCCTGTGAACATTACGAGAAGCTCCTGGGACGGCGTCCCCGGGGGATCTGGCTTCCTGAATGCGGTTTCACCCCGGCGCTGGACGAGGTACTCCGGGAAGAGGGGATTCGGTATTTCTTTACCGAAAGCCACGGGATCCTCCATGCTTCCCCCCGCCCCAAGTTCGGTGTCTTTGCCCCGATCGTGACCCCTTCCGGCGTGGCCGCCTTCGGACGGGACATGGAATCGTCCAAGCAGGTCTGGAGTGCGGAAGAGGGATATCCGGGGGACTACGATTACCGGGAATTTTACCGGGATATCGGTTTTGACCTGGAATACGACTATATTCGCCCCTATCTCCATGAAGATGGGATCCGAATCAATACGGGGATCAAGTATTACCGGATCACCGGACCGGGTACCGGGAAGCTCCCTTACGATCCGCATCGGGCGATGGAGAAGGCGGCGGAGCATGCCGCTAACTTCATGTTCAACAGGGAAAAACAGGCGGAGTTTCTTTACGGGAAGATGGGGCGGATGCCGATCCTCACGGCCCCCTATGATGCCGAACTTTTCGGTCACTGGTGGTATGAAGGGCCGGAATGGATCAACCTGCTGCTCCGGAAGGTTGTCCATGATCAGAAGGTCTTACGGTTGATCACCCCGTCGGAATATCTGAATGAGAATCCAACCCTTCAGGTCTCCATGCCGTCCATGTCAAGCTGGGGGCACAAGGGGTATGCCGAGGTCTGGCTGGAAGGGAGCAACGACTGGATCTACAGGCACCTTCACAAGGCGGCGGAGCGGATGACGGAGCTGGCCGACCGTTTCGAAGGTCAAAACGGTCTGACACGTCGCGCCCTGAACCAGGCGGCCCGTGAACTCCTACTGGCCCAGAGTTCCGACTGGGCTTTCATTATGAAGACCGGAACGATGGTCGAGTATGCCGTGAAGCGGACCAAGGACCACCTCCTCCGGTTTACCCGTCTCTACGAGGAACTTCATGAAAACAGGATTGATGAGGGATTCCTCTCCATGATCGAAGAACGGGACAATATCTTTCCGGATATCAACTTCGAAGTCTATAAATCGTAG
- a CDS encoding S8 family serine peptidase: MLLINNEEKIMRQQALLWFRFILPTFLLLFAGVVPAATAGKQVHPTKISSQIRTIRDTFVRKGLPGVRKLIQGRRVVLETDRIEIVLEFKQGTGINGNLIRQFGGSVGHRYRNRLVVKLPLDRIPELSTALPGLEKIRLPYRPFEVAESEGVSIMGATDHHAIGVTGSGVKVAIIDLGFQNLTTAQNAGEVPANVTTVDYTGSGIQATTKHGTAVAEVIHDMAPDAQLYLLKIGNDVDLGNAKDYCITHGIRVINHSVAWFGAAFYDGTGPICDIANDAYNHGILWVNAAGNYGNMHYQGTMTDTDNDRKHEFTPNDEALSFHDNVGVTLQIIMDWDAYPTTYDDYDLFLYDIDPDTNPGAQVVASSQNNQGPTWAGQPYENLVYTAPASATYYLVIKKKTTGDADHALSVFFLNVSSLEYRNRENSLAQPADATGVLAAGAVNLTDNLRGYSSRGPTNDGRIKPDVTATDGVTNSIYGTFYGTSAASPHTAGAAALLLEQDPTLTVSQLMNRLESETIDLGSSGKDNLYGAGRISLDADGDGLIHDLELQYGANPLVRNTDSDGLLDGEEVLTYNTDPVQWDTDGDSFSDGEEVTGFSDPLNPQSVPQAIIGDIAPHGNPDGTVDAADAMIALRIASGLITPTALDLGRGDIYPQGNPDGVIDLSDALLIMRKAMGITK, translated from the coding sequence ATGCTGCTTATAAATAATGAAGAGAAGATCATGCGGCAACAGGCCCTCTTATGGTTCCGCTTTATCCTGCCAACCTTTTTACTGCTCTTTGCAGGGGTTGTCCCCGCTGCTACCGCCGGCAAACAAGTCCATCCGACAAAGATCAGCTCACAAATAAGAACGATCCGGGATACATTCGTCCGGAAAGGACTTCCCGGGGTCCGGAAACTGATTCAAGGACGAAGAGTCGTTCTGGAAACTGACCGGATCGAAATCGTCCTTGAGTTCAAACAAGGCACCGGGATCAACGGGAACTTGATCCGGCAGTTCGGCGGGAGCGTGGGACACCGGTATCGGAACCGTCTGGTTGTAAAACTTCCCCTCGACCGGATTCCGGAACTCTCCACCGCCCTGCCCGGCCTGGAAAAGATCCGCCTTCCCTACCGTCCCTTTGAGGTTGCCGAAAGTGAGGGAGTATCCATCATGGGAGCCACCGATCACCATGCCATCGGTGTGACCGGATCCGGCGTAAAAGTCGCAATCATCGATCTCGGTTTCCAGAATCTGACGACGGCGCAAAACGCAGGTGAGGTTCCCGCCAATGTGACGACGGTCGATTATACCGGGAGCGGCATACAGGCGACCACAAAACACGGGACGGCCGTCGCCGAAGTGATTCACGACATGGCCCCCGATGCACAACTTTATCTCCTGAAGATCGGAAACGACGTCGATCTCGGAAACGCCAAAGATTACTGCATCACGCACGGCATCCGGGTGATCAATCACTCCGTCGCCTGGTTCGGCGCTGCTTTTTATGACGGGACGGGACCAATCTGCGATATCGCCAACGACGCTTACAACCACGGGATCCTCTGGGTCAATGCCGCAGGAAATTACGGCAACATGCATTATCAGGGGACAATGACCGACACCGACAACGACAGGAAGCACGAATTTACACCCAACGATGAGGCCTTAAGTTTTCATGACAATGTCGGCGTCACCCTCCAAATCATCATGGACTGGGATGCCTACCCCACAACCTACGACGATTACGATCTCTTTCTCTATGATATCGACCCGGACACGAATCCGGGGGCACAGGTCGTGGCCTCCTCACAGAACAACCAAGGACCGACCTGGGCCGGTCAACCCTATGAAAACCTTGTGTATACCGCTCCCGCATCGGCAACCTATTATCTGGTGATCAAGAAAAAAACCACCGGTGATGCCGACCATGCTCTCTCCGTCTTTTTTCTCAATGTTTCTTCCCTGGAGTACCGGAACCGGGAGAACAGTCTTGCCCAGCCGGCCGACGCCACCGGCGTCCTGGCGGCCGGTGCCGTCAACCTCACCGATAATCTCCGGGGGTACAGCTCCAGGGGGCCGACCAACGACGGACGGATCAAACCGGACGTCACTGCAACAGACGGGGTTACCAACTCAATCTACGGGACATTTTATGGAACCTCGGCGGCCTCCCCCCATACGGCGGGTGCGGCGGCCCTCCTTCTGGAGCAGGACCCAACACTGACAGTGAGTCAACTCATGAACCGGCTGGAGAGTGAAACAATCGACCTGGGGAGCAGCGGAAAGGACAACCTATACGGTGCAGGACGGATCAGTCTCGACGCCGATGGAGACGGATTGATCCATGATCTGGAGCTTCAATACGGTGCAAACCCGCTGGTCCGGAATACCGACAGTGATGGTCTGCTGGATGGCGAAGAGGTCCTGACGTACAATACCGACCCGGTCCAGTGGGATACCGACGGCGACAGCTTCAGTGACGGAGAGGAGGTCACCGGATTTTCCGATCCCCTCAATCCTCAGTCCGTTCCTCAAGCCATCATAGGAGACATTGCCCCTCACGGAAACCCGGACGGAACCGTCGATGCGGCCGATGCCATGATCGCCCTTCGTATCGCATCGGGCCTGATCACCCCCACCGCCCTCGACCTGGGACGGGGCGACATCTACCCACAGGGGAACCCTGATGGAGTGATTGATCTGTCCGATGCCCTGCTGATCATGCGGAAGGCAATGGGGATTACGAAGTAA
- a CDS encoding response regulator has protein sequence MAKHNILIVEDSPTMRQLIIFSLKRIGDCNLVEASDGVDGWKKLSGQEFDLILTDINMPVMDGLKLVSLIRNDEKKQEIPIIIITTEGAEEDKRRGLALGANDYIAKPIQSHTLLNVVKKYIN, from the coding sequence ATGGCCAAACACAATATTCTGATTGTTGAAGATTCGCCCACCATGCGGCAACTGATTATCTTCTCCCTCAAACGGATCGGAGACTGCAACCTGGTCGAGGCCAGTGACGGAGTGGATGGTTGGAAAAAACTTTCGGGCCAGGAATTCGACCTGATCCTGACGGATATCAACATGCCGGTCATGGACGGCTTGAAACTTGTCAGTCTCATCCGGAACGATGAGAAAAAACAGGAAATCCCGATCATCATCATTACGACCGAAGGGGCCGAAGAAGACAAACGCCGGGGACTGGCCCTGGGTGCCAACGACTATATCGCCAAGCCGATCCAGTCGCACACCCTGCTTAATGTCGTGAAGAAATACATCAACTAA
- a CDS encoding GAF domain-containing protein translates to MEENKIGSNLENVKGEEFLQIFYKGAEFTKELMAENEKLRFKILQLEEAGKTGSTDPNLQAELQNLESKIQSLKEDKERLLQRHKEVEQENKDFADRYLEVEEENNNLANLYIASHQLHSTLDYKEVLRIILEIVINLVGAETFGIMLLDEKHNEMVTVAAEGIEPQEIANIKIGNGKVGEVAAQGESFFAEDLNREGIDLNNPVACVPLKIKEDVIGLLVIYTLLTQKESFKNIDFELFNLLAGHAATAIYSAKLYSLSERKLSTIQGFLGLLSETPQAQA, encoded by the coding sequence ATGGAAGAGAACAAAATCGGAAGCAACCTGGAAAATGTTAAAGGAGAAGAATTTCTGCAGATCTTCTACAAAGGTGCGGAGTTCACCAAGGAATTGATGGCGGAAAATGAAAAACTCCGATTCAAGATCCTGCAATTGGAAGAAGCGGGCAAAACCGGGTCCACGGACCCCAACCTGCAGGCGGAATTACAGAACCTGGAATCCAAAATACAATCGTTAAAAGAAGACAAGGAACGTCTCCTGCAACGACATAAAGAGGTGGAACAGGAGAACAAAGACTTTGCCGACCGCTATCTCGAAGTGGAGGAGGAGAACAATAACCTGGCAAATCTCTACATCGCCTCCCATCAGCTTCACTCCACCCTCGACTACAAAGAGGTTCTGCGAATCATCCTGGAGATTGTCATCAATCTCGTCGGCGCCGAGACCTTCGGCATCATGCTCCTCGACGAGAAGCATAACGAGATGGTAACCGTGGCTGCGGAAGGGATCGAACCACAGGAGATCGCAAACATCAAGATCGGAAACGGTAAGGTTGGAGAAGTCGCCGCGCAGGGGGAGAGTTTTTTTGCAGAAGATCTGAATCGTGAGGGGATCGACCTGAACAACCCCGTCGCGTGTGTCCCGCTGAAAATCAAAGAGGATGTAATCGGACTCCTTGTCATCTATACGCTACTGACACAAAAGGAGTCTTTCAAAAATATCGACTTTGAACTTTTTAACCTTCTGGCCGGACATGCCGCCACGGCGATCTACAGTGCAAAGCTCTACTCATTGTCGGAACGAAAGCTTTCGACCATTCAGGGCTTTCTGGGCCTGCTCAGCGAAACACCTCAGGCACAGGCATAA
- a CDS encoding chemotaxis response regulator protein-glutamate methylesterase, producing the protein MAKHAAHSPLRALVVDDSAYLRRLLSDILNSIPGVKVAGTAFNGKEAITQALQINPDLITLDLEMPEMDGFTFLRWLMQEHPTPTIIISSEGTEENVLKALDLGAVDFIVKPTHHISTELEQIEGPLVEKVEGLKNLRIEKVKKQIETLRRRSPRIPVCETRPVDAPFDLVAIGASTGGPPALQSILSHLPGNFPVPIVVVQHMPASFTGLFAERLNAFCALEIKEAANGDRVRPGRALIAPGGRNMRFVKGKKGVRVQIDTPSPLDKYIPSVDVLMQSSAELFHKKTLGILLTGMGDDGKIGMRAIKEQKGRTIAESEETAVIFGMPAEAIREGVVDSVVALNQISESILSLCMESSL; encoded by the coding sequence ATGGCAAAGCACGCTGCACATTCTCCCTTGCGGGCACTGGTCGTTGACGATTCCGCCTACCTGCGGCGGCTCCTCTCCGACATCCTCAACTCCATCCCCGGCGTAAAAGTTGCAGGAACGGCCTTCAACGGCAAAGAAGCAATCACCCAGGCTCTGCAGATAAATCCCGACCTGATTACCCTCGACCTGGAGATGCCGGAGATGGACGGGTTCACCTTCCTCCGCTGGCTGATGCAGGAACACCCGACCCCCACCATCATCATCAGTTCAGAGGGGACCGAAGAAAATGTTTTGAAGGCTCTCGACCTCGGCGCCGTTGATTTTATCGTCAAGCCAACACATCATATCAGTACCGAATTGGAACAAATCGAGGGGCCTCTTGTGGAAAAAGTGGAGGGATTGAAGAACCTCCGGATCGAAAAGGTCAAGAAACAGATCGAGACCCTCCGCAGAAGGTCCCCCCGTATTCCGGTATGTGAGACCAGGCCTGTTGACGCCCCCTTTGACCTGGTCGCTATCGGAGCTTCCACGGGGGGTCCGCCGGCTCTGCAGTCGATTCTGAGCCATCTTCCAGGAAACTTTCCGGTCCCCATCGTCGTGGTGCAACATATGCCGGCCAGTTTCACAGGCCTCTTTGCAGAACGCTTGAATGCCTTCTGTGCTCTCGAAATCAAGGAAGCGGCAAACGGAGACCGCGTCCGTCCCGGACGGGCACTGATTGCTCCGGGGGGACGGAACATGCGCTTTGTCAAGGGGAAAAAAGGCGTACGGGTACAGATCGATACGCCCAGCCCTCTCGACAAGTACATCCCCTCGGTGGACGTCCTGATGCAGTCTTCCGCCGAACTCTTCCACAAAAAAACCCTCGGTATACTTCTGACCGGAATGGGGGATGATGGAAAAATTGGGATGCGTGCGATCAAGGAGCAAAAAGGAAGAACCATTGCCGAATCGGAGGAAACAGCCGTCATTTTCGGGATGCCGGCGGAAGCCATTCGGGAAGGGGTCGTGGACTCCGTGGTGGCCTTGAACCAAATCAGCGAATCTATCCTTTCGCTCTGCATGGAAAGTTCGCTCTAA
- a CDS encoding protein-glutamate O-methyltransferase CheR, whose translation MFEPPCEMRDTTFRLLRDLIYNYCGLTFDDRSKYVLEKRLAQRLAEHQLRDFHEYYHFLIYDKNRDQELNTVIDILTINETYFFREELQLKAFAEEILPLLKARKEKEDKRSIRIWSAGCSTGEEPYTIGILIRQSGLFHGWDIEIFASDISHRVLQSARKGEYGKSSFRSTDARYLEEYFTKVDGRQRVNDSIRNMVNFGYLNLFDDDRISLVGKMDIIFCRNVIIYFDREGKKKVIHNFENHLVSGGYLLLGHSESLMNLSTAFRLEHLKNDMVYQRV comes from the coding sequence ATGTTCGAACCCCCCTGCGAGATGCGCGACACCACGTTCCGGTTGTTGCGGGATCTGATTTATAACTATTGCGGCCTCACCTTCGACGACCGGTCGAAGTACGTGCTGGAAAAACGCCTGGCCCAGCGTCTGGCGGAACATCAACTCCGGGACTTCCACGAGTATTATCATTTTCTCATCTACGACAAGAATCGGGATCAGGAACTCAATACCGTTATCGACATCCTGACCATCAATGAAACCTACTTCTTCCGGGAAGAGCTACAACTGAAGGCTTTTGCCGAGGAGATCCTGCCCCTCCTGAAAGCCCGGAAAGAGAAAGAAGACAAACGGTCCATCCGGATCTGGAGCGCCGGCTGTTCCACCGGAGAAGAACCCTACACCATCGGCATTCTGATCCGGCAGTCCGGTCTCTTTCATGGATGGGATATCGAGATCTTCGCCAGCGACATCAGCCATCGCGTCCTGCAATCCGCCCGAAAAGGAGAATACGGTAAATCCTCCTTTCGATCCACCGATGCCCGTTACCTTGAAGAATATTTCACCAAGGTGGATGGGCGTCAACGGGTCAACGATTCCATTCGGAACATGGTGAACTTCGGCTACCTGAACCTCTTCGACGACGACCGGATCAGTCTGGTCGGGAAGATGGATATCATCTTCTGCAGAAACGTCATCATCTATTTTGATCGGGAAGGCAAAAAAAAAGTAATCCATAATTTTGAGAATCACCTGGTCTCGGGGGGGTACCTTCTGTTAGGACACTCCGAATCGTTAATGAACCTATCGACCGCCTTCCGTCTGGAACATTTAAAAAACGACATGGTCTACCAACGCGTCTGA
- a CDS encoding HEAT repeat domain-containing protein, giving the protein MVDPLKGVLRKMEESEVEVRREAAEKAGRLKDRKAIVPLTRLLGDSVWRVRKTAIDALLGMDAVEDVISNLILALRSQDNAGMRNSAVEALIRIGAAAVPSLCQAVKDPDPDVQKFAIDILGEIKSPRSLNALVDALQDPDENVKAAAAENLGKIGDRRALQPLLQILREDDFWLKFPAIEAVGKIGDPQAIPSLMELLKEKRLKKPLLTALGRLGNADLFPALIPSIADKKRQVRNAAVLGVSEIFQHSGEDPACARKFGEAALPETVDGLIEVIQEDDLSLRTAAIELIGILGDPKGVPYLIDFLGDIALHDRIIEALIRIGKGSEAALMEALDHPDELIRKAAAYVLGHIGTPETHGRLIALLQDSNGHVRQSAAMALGLIRMTESSSELIPLLDDPYPDVQQAAVFALQQIGNRSQLSRIFTLLSNESPAYRKNAAAVLGAIGGEAAVDPLLFALKDEVPDVRKAAVTALGKIHVDRAIEGLSLVLSDENTDVRLAAATALGDFSTDASIRILQSILLDEDIWVRCAAVKGLGKIGGTVCLDLLLPLLDHAPPPVQISVIQVLAEQKGSRVFSALIRKLEHPDMEIRRSAILALGKTGNPAAFDSLIYLLDSPDWSERNTTVEALGLLGDPRAEHSLREIRISDPDELLRKTADRALKSLMRK; this is encoded by the coding sequence ATGGTCGATCCACTAAAAGGCGTACTCCGGAAAATGGAAGAAAGCGAGGTCGAAGTCCGCCGGGAGGCGGCGGAAAAAGCCGGACGGCTCAAAGACCGAAAAGCAATCGTACCACTGACGAGGCTTCTTGGCGATTCCGTCTGGCGGGTACGCAAAACCGCTATCGATGCCCTTCTCGGAATGGATGCTGTAGAGGACGTGATCTCCAATCTCATCCTCGCGCTTCGATCCCAGGACAACGCCGGCATGCGGAACTCCGCCGTCGAAGCCCTGATCCGAATCGGTGCAGCCGCGGTCCCTTCGCTCTGTCAAGCGGTCAAAGACCCGGACCCCGACGTACAGAAATTCGCGATCGACATCTTGGGCGAGATCAAAAGTCCACGAAGTCTGAATGCCTTGGTCGATGCCTTGCAAGACCCGGATGAAAACGTCAAGGCCGCCGCCGCGGAAAATCTCGGAAAAATCGGCGACCGTAGGGCCCTACAGCCCTTACTGCAGATCCTGAGGGAAGATGATTTCTGGCTCAAGTTCCCCGCCATCGAAGCCGTGGGCAAAATTGGTGACCCACAGGCAATCCCGTCCCTCATGGAACTATTGAAGGAGAAGCGCCTGAAGAAACCGCTCCTGACGGCCTTGGGCCGTCTCGGAAACGCCGACCTTTTCCCGGCACTGATCCCCTCCATCGCTGACAAGAAACGGCAAGTCCGGAATGCTGCCGTCCTCGGCGTCTCGGAGATTTTTCAACATTCCGGAGAAGATCCGGCCTGCGCAAGGAAGTTCGGAGAAGCAGCTCTCCCGGAGACCGTTGACGGACTGATTGAAGTCATCCAGGAAGATGACCTCTCCCTACGAACGGCCGCCATTGAGTTGATCGGGATCCTGGGTGACCCGAAAGGGGTCCCCTACCTGATCGATTTCTTAGGGGATATCGCACTCCATGACCGGATCATTGAGGCACTGATCCGGATCGGCAAGGGATCGGAAGCGGCACTGATGGAGGCGCTCGATCATCCCGACGAACTGATCCGGAAGGCGGCCGCCTATGTCCTCGGTCATATCGGAACCCCGGAGACCCATGGAAGACTGATCGCCCTGTTACAGGATTCCAATGGCCATGTCCGACAGTCCGCCGCCATGGCCCTCGGGTTGATCCGGATGACGGAATCTTCCTCCGAACTGATCCCTCTGCTGGATGACCCTTATCCCGACGTGCAACAGGCGGCGGTCTTCGCCCTGCAACAGATCGGTAACCGGTCGCAGCTCTCCAGGATCTTCACCCTCCTTTCCAATGAGAGTCCGGCCTACCGCAAAAATGCCGCCGCCGTACTCGGCGCTATCGGAGGAGAGGCGGCAGTGGACCCACTCCTGTTCGCCCTCAAAGACGAAGTCCCCGACGTACGGAAGGCTGCGGTAACCGCCCTGGGAAAAATCCATGTCGATCGAGCCATTGAAGGATTGTCCCTCGTCCTCTCCGATGAAAACACGGACGTTCGGCTTGCAGCCGCAACGGCCCTCGGAGATTTTTCAACCGATGCATCAATCCGGATTCTGCAGTCGATTCTCCTGGACGAAGACATCTGGGTCCGGTGTGCCGCCGTGAAAGGACTGGGCAAGATCGGAGGAACGGTCTGCCTGGATCTTCTTCTTCCCCTGCTCGACCACGCGCCGCCACCGGTTCAGATTTCCGTAATTCAAGTACTTGCGGAACAGAAAGGGAGCCGGGTCTTTTCGGCATTGATCCGAAAACTGGAACACCCGGACATGGAGATCCGTCGTTCCGCCATCCTGGCACTGGGAAAGACAGGGAACCCGGCGGCATTTGATTCTCTGATTTATCTTCTGGATTCTCCCGACTGGAGTGAACGGAATACCACCGTGGAAGCCCTGGGTCTCCTCGGAGACCCACGGGCGGAACATTCCCTCCGGGAGATCCGCATCAGCGATCCCGATGAACTGCTCCGGAAAACCGCGGACCGGGCCCTGAAGTCCCTGATGAGGAAGTAA
- a CDS encoding response regulator, whose product MIVQCKKCGTRYRIPPERLPAGKARFRCNRCRYVFIIESDQTTILVAKDNPEFRLFVKEILEERNLRVLTAENGVEALKILRRSKPALAILDVALPKIYGFELCETIKSNPKTQDIRIILIAASYRKARYKRLPESLYGADDYIEIHHIADQLIHKIGRLLPGLSLLTTEPLQGTSPATVSSSPPGPLLDDEVRNKVERLARTMLSDIALYNETRIKEGLAAEDLPERLAPELQEAEGLMKERFPDLPEATLHHFLQQELASFTAKRTAGVSV is encoded by the coding sequence ATGATCGTACAATGCAAAAAGTGCGGGACCCGCTACAGGATTCCACCGGAACGCCTCCCTGCAGGAAAGGCTCGTTTCCGCTGCAACCGCTGCAGATATGTTTTCATAATCGAATCCGACCAGACAACCATTCTCGTTGCGAAGGACAACCCGGAGTTCCGCCTTTTCGTCAAAGAGATCCTGGAGGAACGCAACCTCCGGGTGCTGACGGCGGAAAACGGAGTGGAGGCTCTGAAGATCCTCCGCCGATCAAAACCCGCTCTGGCAATTCTGGATGTGGCGCTGCCGAAAATCTACGGTTTTGAATTGTGTGAGACGATCAAGTCCAACCCGAAAACGCAGGACATCCGGATCATTTTGATCGCGGCAAGTTACCGGAAGGCACGCTACAAGCGACTCCCGGAGAGTCTCTACGGGGCCGATGATTACATTGAAATCCATCATATCGCAGATCAGTTGATTCACAAGATCGGACGGCTCCTTCCCGGTCTTTCCCTCCTCACAACAGAACCATTGCAGGGAACTTCTCCGGCAACGGTCTCCTCCTCCCCTCCGGGACCGTTGCTGGATGATGAGGTCCGGAACAAAGTGGAACGCCTCGCCCGAACGATGCTGTCCGATATCGCATTATACAATGAAACCCGGATCAAAGAAGGACTTGCGGCGGAAGATCTTCCCGAACGGCTCGCCCCGGAGCTGCAAGAGGCGGAAGGCTTGATGAAAGAACGTTTCCCCGATCTGCCGGAGGCCACCCTGCATCATTTTCTGCAACAGGAACTGGCATCCTTCACGGCGAAACGGACCGCCGGCGTCTCTGTCTGA